A genome region from Paracoccus stylophorae includes the following:
- the tsf gene encoding translation elongation factor Ts, with amino-acid sequence MAITAAMVKELRETTGAGMMDAKKALTENDGDMQAAQDWLRTKGLAKAAKKSGRVAAEGLVGVAVRDGKGVAVEVNSETDFVAKNEEFQDMVRRIATAALDVDDVEALKNAQIDGKPVSEVLTDAIARIGENMTLRRMEKVEAPLVVSYVHNAAADGMGKIGVLVGLDGGNEDIGRQIAMHVAATSPASLGQDDLDPALVEREKQVLTEQARESGKPEAVIEKMIEGRMNKFFEEVTLNGQKFVINPDVTVEQAASDAGAKIVGFARVAVGEGIDKREEDFAAEVAKTLGGA; translated from the coding sequence ATGGCTATCACCGCCGCAATGGTGAAAGAGCTGCGCGAGACGACCGGCGCAGGAATGATGGATGCCAAGAAGGCACTGACCGAGAATGACGGCGACATGCAGGCCGCGCAGGACTGGTTGCGCACCAAGGGTCTGGCCAAGGCCGCGAAGAAATCCGGCCGCGTCGCCGCCGAAGGTCTGGTCGGCGTCGCCGTGCGCGACGGCAAGGGCGTCGCGGTCGAGGTGAACTCGGAAACCGACTTCGTGGCCAAGAACGAGGAATTTCAGGACATGGTCCGCCGCATCGCCACGGCCGCGCTGGACGTGGACGATGTCGAGGCGCTGAAAAACGCGCAGATCGACGGCAAACCCGTGTCCGAGGTTCTGACCGACGCCATCGCCCGGATCGGCGAGAACATGACCCTGCGACGGATGGAAAAGGTCGAGGCGCCGCTGGTCGTGTCCTATGTCCACAACGCCGCCGCCGACGGGATGGGCAAGATCGGCGTGCTGGTCGGGCTTGACGGCGGCAACGAGGATATCGGCCGCCAGATCGCCATGCATGTCGCCGCGACCTCGCCCGCCTCTCTGGGTCAGGACGATCTGGACCCGGCCCTGGTCGAGCGCGAGAAGCAGGTTCTGACCGAACAGGCCCGCGAATCCGGCAAGCCCGAGGCGGTCATCGAGAAGATGATCGAGGGCCGGATGAACAAGTTCTTTGAGGAAGTCACCCTGAACGGACAGAAATTCGTCATCAATCCCGATGTCACGGTCGAACAGGCCGCCAGCGATGCCGGCGCGAAGATCGTGGGCTTTGCCCGCGTCGCCGTCGGCGAAGGCATCGACAAACGCGAAGAGGATTTCGCCGCAGAGGTCGCCAAGACCCTGGGCGGCGCCTGA